The following are encoded together in the Scomber japonicus isolate fScoJap1 chromosome 20, fScoJap1.pri, whole genome shotgun sequence genome:
- the itga3b gene encoding integrin alpha-3b: protein MNSPKMSPRLFLCAVIAVYHGTQTCSGFNIDERFPVIKVGKTKGSFFGFSVAMHQQTEGSRQYLLLAGAPKEKAMSLQNVNETGAVYSCPITTDTIDCSRMDLVSTTNPSEMVEGMWLGVTVASQRDQPAGRVLACGHRYVKIIQGGTEEQRRMIGKCYVRSNDLTYDPNDEWQTYSYEVCNPNLGMEFEGMCNMGISAGMTDTDVYIGAPGSYVWQGDVHVTWRDPDPGNAWDSTGKYFGQLNKRYSYMGYSVLEERKLLSHDDYTVVTGSPRAESKGAVMLGRKMAKKEIEVALIIPGEQVGSYFGNSLAITDLNNDGWNDLIVGAPFYFDRKKDEGGAVYIYMNENGSFQTTPTTVLKGPATSAFGFAVAAIGDINQDGFQDFAVGAPFQATGKVYIWMGSKNGISKNYSQVIEGKSVGNGGFQTFGYSINGGMDMDDNSYPDILVGSLDDRIALLRARPVIHLTKNFTVGPHIVDPNKCPGDTPCITAKICMSFTLSTGNKDFKKNITVKYTVEADMERRRSPRVRFHANKDDTYTSLLSLPASKPRCHDLKLTVVSPVRDKLEPVVFSLSMSLNEQKPKARRSLQNLDFFPIISPEQKLTQRTEIHFQKECGSDNKCTSNLQLNAQFVDDNKKPYPRQGKFQVLQFSSNIKIVQLMVEVTNFPSEQKLAEDAHQAMLNVTIPDALIYSGVRSTDRDVECTFEGTVMCELGNPLKGNEKVSLILKFETLGIDLYTQEVETDLLLSTVSEQSDLKPVAVALLIENTIRPSFSVANQMVRTQFGGTVMGESAMVNTSDVGSLVEFTFIVNMRGQPLGDLGTLAVEFEWPFEVANGKWLLYLTQIVIKGQSETECKPPGDVVNLLNLTLSESRSKRTKRQIRVDDVNDMDQPQIIEPQAAITLNTRKEFYSLECSKGTARCVTFSCPLLNMTDSAKIYVRSRLWNSTMLEDFNNAQQIMVRGEATLKLITDQLNIKMDSQTTSFSVDIEPVAGVEIPYELPLWIIISAAVAGILLLGIIILILWKLGFFKRAVYYRIMPKHQGVKIRKAERYQFNLGFQPEEPQKKYWITNWTEMQHYYY from the exons gctTCTAGCAGGAGCACCCAAAGAGAAAGCCATGTCCCTACAAAATGTCAATGAAACGGGAGCTGTCTACTCTTGTCCCATTACAACGGACACCATTGATTGCTCCAGAATGGACCTGGTCAGCACAA CAAATCCATCAGAGATGGTGGAGGGCATGTGGCTGGGTGTGACCGTGGCCAGCCAGAGAGACCAGCCGGCAGGACGCGTGCTG GCATGCGGACACCGTTATGTAAAGATCATCCAAGGTGGCACAGAGGAGCAGCGTCGGATGATAGGAAAGTGTTACGTGAGGAGTAATGACCTGACCTATGACCCCAACGATGAGTGGCAGACATACAGTTATGAGGTCTGCAATCCCAACCTCGGCATGGAGTTTGAGGGCATGTGCAACATGGGTATCTCAGCCGGCATGACAGACACTGATGTCTACATCGGCGCCCCTGGCAGCTACGTGTGGCAAG GAGATGTTCATGTTACATGGAGAGATCCGGATCCTGGGAATGCATGGGACTCCACTGGAAAATATTTTGGACAGCTGAACAAACGATACAGTTATATGg GTTATTCAGTTCTTGAAGAGAGAAAGCTGCTGAGCCATGACGACTACACAGTGGTGACAGGGTCGCCCAGGGCTGAGTCCAAGGGTGCTGTGATGTTAGGGCGAAAAATGGCCAAAAAGGAGATTGAGGTGGCACTCATCATCCCTGGGGAACAAGTGGGCTCGTACTTCGGGAACAGCCTGGCTATCACTGACCTCAACAATGATGG TTGGAATGACCTAATTGTTGGTGCCCCGTTTTATTTTGACCGTAAGAAGGATGAGGGAGGAGCAGTGTATATCTACATGAATGAGAATGGATCTTTCCAGACAACTCCCACCACAGTACTGAAGGGTCCAGCAACGTCTGCATTCGGCTTTGCAGTTGCTGCCATTGGTGATATCAATCAAGATGGATTCCAAG ACTTTGCAGTGGGAGCTCCATTTCAGGCCACAGGCAAGGTTTACATATGGATGGGAAGTAAAAACGGAATCTCAAAGAATTACAGTCAG GTAATTGAGGGTAAGTCAGTGGGTAATGGAGGTTTCCAGACCTTTGGCTATTCCATCAATGGGGGGATGGACATGGATGACAACAGTTACCCTGACATCTTGGTTGGCTCTCTTGATGATCGCATTGCCCTGCTCAG ggctAGACCAGTCATTCACTTAACTAAGAACTTCACTGTCGGGCCACATATTGTGGATCCTAATAAGTGTCCTGGAGATACACCATG CATTACAGCAAAAATCTGCATGTCTTTCACTCTAAGCACCGGAAATAAAGACTTCAAAAAAAATATCA CGGTGAAATACACAGTGGAGGCCGAcatggagaggagaagaagtcCCCGTGTTCGTTTTCATGCCAATAAAGACGACACATACACGAGCCTCCTGAGCCTGCCAGCATCCAAACCCAGGTGTCATGATCTGAAGCTGACTGTTGTG TCACCTGTGAGAGACAAACTGGAGCCAGTGGTCTTTTCCCTCAGCATGTccttaaatgaacaaaaaccCAAAGCCAGGCGTTCCCTGCAGAACCTGGACTTTTTCCCAATTATCAGCCCGGAGCAGAAACTCACACAAAGAACTGAG ATTCACTTTCAGAAGGAATGTGGCTCGGACAACAAATGCACCAGTAATCTGCAGCTGAATGCCCAGTTTGTTGATGATAACAAAAAGCCTTACCCCAG ACAGGGAAAATTCCAGGTACTTCAGTTCAGCAGCAATATCAAGATAGTACAGCTGATGGTGGAGGTGACCAACTTTCCTTCTGAGCAGAAGCTGGCTGAGGACGCCCACCAGGCCATGCTCAACGTCACCATCCCTGATGCCCTGATATACTCTGGTGTCAGGTCGACG GACCGCGATGTAGAATGCACTTTTGAAGGCACAGTGATGTGTGAGTTAGGGAATCCACTTAAAGGAAATGAGAAG GTGTCACTCATCCTCAAGTTTGAGACATTAGGGATCGATCTGTACACACAAGAGGTTGAGACTGATCTGCTTCTGTCCAC TGTTAGCGAGCAGAGCGATCTGaaacctgtggctgtggccctGCTGATTGAGAACACCATCCGCCCCTccttctctgt AGCGAATCAAATGGTGCGAACACAATTCGGTGGGACTGTGATGGGCGAGTCAGCCATGGTCAACACCAGTGACGTGGGCAGTCTGGTGGAGTTCACCTTCATT GTAAACATGAGAGGTCAGCCGTTAGGAGACCTGGGGACCCTGGCTGTGGAGTTTGAGTGGCCCTTTGAGGTTGCCAATGGCAAGTGGCTGCTGTACCTGACACAAATCGTCATTAAGGGGCAATCAGAGACAGAATGTAAACCTCCTGGAGATGTTGTCAACCTGCTTAACCTAACT TTGTCAGAGAGTAGATCCAAGCGTACAAAACGGCAGATCAGGGTGGACGATGTCAATGACATGGACCAGCCACAAATTATTGAGCCACAGGCAGCGATCACACTTAACACACGAAAAGAGTTCTACTCATTG GAATGCTCCAAGGGAACGGCACGATGTGTGACCTTTAGCTGTCCATTACTCAACATGACGGATTCAGCCAAGATTTATGTGAGGTCCCGTTTGTGGAACAGTACAATGCTCGAG GACTTTAACAATGCTCAGCAAATCATGGTTAGAGGTGAAGCCACACTGAAGCTCATTACAGATCAACTGAACATCAAGATGGACAGCCAAACCACCTCG TTCTCTGTGGATATAGAACCAGTGGCAGGGGTAGAGATACCCTATGAGCTCCCATTATGGATCATCATTTCTGCAGCTGTAGCAGGAATTCTACTACTAGGAATCATCATTCTTATACTTTGGAAG CTTGGATTCTTCAAGCGAGCCGTCTACTACCGGATAATGCCAAAGCACCAGGGGGTGAAAATTCGCAAGGCTGAGCGCTATCAGTTCAATCTGGGTTTTCAGCCCGAGGAGCCACAGAAAAAGTATTGGATCACCAACTGGACAGAGATGCAGCATTACTACTACTGA